The Candidatus Schekmanbacteria bacterium genomic interval CAACACGCGTAAGAATCCCTCTGAGATTGATAGCTTCAACGGGTACAGGGTTTTTACAGTAAATGCCACAGATATCGCGCTAAAATACTGTCTCGGCAATATATCATCACCCATTGTGAACACTGCTATACTTGGCGCATATCTCAGAATAAACAGAAAGACAAAATTCACTTCCCTTGAGAGAGCATTGAGGGAAGAGGTAAAGATAAATACCAAAGATAACCTTCTTGCTGCGCGGGAAGCTTACAGAAAATGTAATATGCTTATGAGTGAGAACAATAGTGAAAAGAAAACGGCAAAATAATATTCCTATCCTTGCGATCTGCAATTCTCCGGTAAATACCAACATAACGGGAGCTTGGAGAAACGTGCGTCCCGTTTATTCGGAGAAAACGCCGCCATGCAGGGAAAGTTGTCCTGCCGGTGAAGACATCGAAGGAGTAATGACTCTTGTTGCTGCAAAGAAATATACTGATGCATGGCAGTTGATCCGTGAAGAAAACCCTTTCCCGGCGGTTTGCGGAAGGGTTTGCTACCATCCGTGCGAAGGGGGATGCAACCGCGGGTATTTTGATGAACCGCTTTCCATCAATGCTATCGAGAGGTTTGTTGCAGACACTGCATACAGGAATAAAATATCGAAGAGCCGGAAGGGTGCTCCTTCAAGGAAGGATAAAGTTGCAGTCATCGGTGCGGGACCAGCAGGCCTTACAGGAGCATACCATCTTGCAAAAAGAGGGTTCAGAGTTACCCTTTACGAAGCTTTTAAGGATCCGGGTGGAATATTAACATATGGGATTCCTTCCTACAGGCTTCCAAAGGATGTTCTTAAGTGGGAGATTGGAAAGATCGCAGATACCGGCGTGGAAATAAACTGCGGGAAAGTGCTTGGGAAAGATATAAAGATTAATGCCCTTCTTAATAGTTTTGACGCTATTCTCCTGGCAACTGGTGCTGCAATATCAAGGAAAATGAGGATTCCCGGAGAGGACTCAGCTAACGTAATTGACGGAAGCAAGTTCCTGCGAGATGTCAGTGCCGGAAGGGTGTCACCTCCAGGCAAAAGAGTTGCTGTCATAGGGGGAGGTAATACAGCTGTAGATGTTGCCCGCAGTGCAGCAAGGCTTGGCAGCAATGTATCTGTTATGTACAGGCGAACAAGGATGGAGATGGGGGCATTCCCTGAAGAGATATCGGATGCGCTGGAAGAGGGGATTCAGTTAAAGTTTCTTGTCGCGCCTGTAAAATTTATAAGCGGTTCAGAAGGAAAGCTTAAATCCATAAGGTTTATAAAGATGAAGCTTGGTTCTCCTGACAGCAGCGGAAGGAGAAAACCTGTTGTTCTTGAAAATTCTGAGTTTGAGGAGAATTTCGACGCAGCTATTATTGCCATAGGAGAAGACATCGACTATTCACTCATTAGTACCTCTAAGGATACTTCAGGATTTAATCCTGATATCAAAAGGGGTGGGATAATTACCAATATGGAGAGGGTTTTTGCGGCAGGTGATTATACAGGCGGAGCGCGGACAGTTGTAGATGCCATAGCAGGCGGAAAAGAGTCGGCTCTTGCCATAGAGAGTATGTTGGATGGTAAAAACTTTTTTATTGAATCTGAAAAAATAAAAATTGGTGATGGAGGCATTTCACTCTGCAGCCGCATTAACAATGTTAATTCTCACATTAAAAAACTTAATACAGTAGTTGAGTACCAGAACATAAATATAGATTATTTCCAACAGGGAGAACCTCCTGGCAGACTGAAGCTTACGGTTGATAAAAGGAAGAATGAGTTTTCAGAGGTGCATTTCCCTGTTAGCAGGGCTGATGCTGTGGCTGAAGCAATGAGATGCTTTAATTGCGGAAGATGCACGGAATGCGATAACTGTTACAAATACTGTCCTGACATATCAGTTTTAAGAAAAGTAAAGGATGGAATCAACTATGAAATAGATTATGACCATTGCAAGGGATGCGGGATTTGTACAGCCGAATGCCCCCGTAATGTTATAGACATGATAGAGGAGTTCAAATCTTGAAAAAAGTACTTATGGGGAACCATGCGGTTTCACTGGGTGTGAAGCTTGCAAGGGTTAATGTCATAGCAGCTTATCCAATAACACCGCAATCACAGATCGTTGAACTTTTATCTGAAATGTGTGCAGACGGCGAGATTGACGCCGAGTTTCTGAAAGTAGAATCGGAACATTCTTCGATGGCATGCTGTATCGGTGCATCGCTGGCGGGAGCACGTGCTTTTACAGCTACTTCATCACAGGGTCTTCTGTTGATGCATGAGATGCTTCACTGGGCAGCAGGTTCACGCACGCCTGTTGTAATGACAAATGTAAACAGGGGGGTAAGTCCTCCATGGACTATATGGACAGATCAAACCGATTCAGTTTCTCAAAGAGATAC includes:
- a CDS encoding FAD-dependent oxidoreductase, whose protein sequence is MKRKRQNNIPILAICNSPVNTNITGAWRNVRPVYSEKTPPCRESCPAGEDIEGVMTLVAAKKYTDAWQLIREENPFPAVCGRVCYHPCEGGCNRGYFDEPLSINAIERFVADTAYRNKISKSRKGAPSRKDKVAVIGAGPAGLTGAYHLAKRGFRVTLYEAFKDPGGILTYGIPSYRLPKDVLKWEIGKIADTGVEINCGKVLGKDIKINALLNSFDAILLATGAAISRKMRIPGEDSANVIDGSKFLRDVSAGRVSPPGKRVAVIGGGNTAVDVARSAARLGSNVSVMYRRTRMEMGAFPEEISDALEEGIQLKFLVAPVKFISGSEGKLKSIRFIKMKLGSPDSSGRRKPVVLENSEFEENFDAAIIAIGEDIDYSLISTSKDTSGFNPDIKRGGIITNMERVFAAGDYTGGARTVVDAIAGGKESALAIESMLDGKNFFIESEKIKIGDGGISLCSRINNVNSHIKKLNTVVEYQNINIDYFQQGEPPGRLKLTVDKRKNEFSEVHFPVSRADAVAEAMRCFNCGRCTECDNCYKYCPDISVLRKVKDGINYEIDYDHCKGCGICTAECPRNVIDMIEEFKS
- a CDS encoding 2-oxoacid:acceptor oxidoreductase family protein gives rise to the protein MFEIRFHGRGGQGAVVASKILALAFFYDGYYVQSFPVFGLERRGAPVAAFLRVDKQPIRLRTNVYHPDSVIVLDETLIRFENVADGLKENGDILINTRKNPSEIDSFNGYRVFTVNATDIALKYCLGNISSPIVNTAILGAYLRINRKTKFTSLERALREEVKINTKDNLLAAREAYRKCNMLMSENNSEKKTAK